A single region of the Idiomarinaceae bacterium HL-53 genome encodes:
- a CDS encoding RND family efflux transporter, MFP subunit — MDKKRIVSFGLAIVGLVLMFTILAGSWISKVDSDLLASTSTHQQAEAIAQRVSIPHFRHFSGQLQARQVSSVAARITARVADVLVDAGDSVRAGDVLLRLENDDLSARVRQQEQALAGAQARANEARSTFQRTQSLVAQGLLPSANLDEAVAARDTAEAELSRAREALAEAQTSENFSVIVAPFDGVVSERNVFTGDIAAPGMTLVGVYAPDSLRLEADVSESALRAIGLGNVIAVHLDALDRTVQGVVNEIEPAADPGSRSFTVRISLAETNELYPGMYGEIRVAIADRERLMIPKRLVSTLGQLNYAYVLNNDSQRERRFIRLGETFEYQNEPWVEILAGVQVGESLLKP, encoded by the coding sequence ATGGATAAGAAACGTATTGTTAGTTTTGGCCTGGCGATAGTGGGCTTAGTTCTCATGTTCACGATACTGGCAGGCAGCTGGATATCGAAAGTCGATAGCGATTTATTAGCGTCGACTTCTACCCATCAGCAAGCAGAGGCGATTGCACAGAGGGTCAGTATTCCTCATTTCCGCCATTTCAGCGGACAATTACAAGCACGCCAAGTTTCGTCTGTAGCGGCGAGAATTACTGCGCGCGTTGCAGACGTACTTGTTGATGCTGGCGATTCGGTACGTGCAGGGGACGTGCTATTACGTTTAGAAAATGATGATTTAAGTGCCCGGGTGCGTCAGCAGGAGCAGGCGTTAGCGGGAGCACAGGCGCGTGCAAACGAGGCTCGCAGTACCTTTCAAAGAACGCAATCATTGGTTGCACAGGGTCTGCTTCCGAGTGCGAATTTGGACGAAGCTGTGGCAGCGAGAGATACAGCGGAGGCTGAATTGAGCCGTGCGCGTGAAGCACTTGCTGAGGCGCAAACAAGTGAGAATTTTAGTGTGATCGTGGCACCATTCGATGGTGTGGTGAGTGAACGAAATGTATTTACAGGTGATATTGCAGCGCCTGGTATGACGCTTGTTGGTGTGTATGCTCCAGATTCTCTAAGATTGGAGGCCGATGTAAGTGAATCTGCATTGCGTGCGATTGGTTTGGGCAATGTGATAGCCGTGCATTTAGATGCATTAGATAGAACGGTTCAGGGGGTTGTCAACGAAATTGAGCCTGCGGCGGATCCCGGCTCACGCAGCTTTACGGTGCGTATTAGCCTTGCTGAGACGAACGAACTGTATCCTGGAATGTACGGTGAAATACGTGTGGCCATCGCAGATCGAGAAAGGCTCATGATACCCAAGCGCTTAGTTTCAACGTTGGGGCAACTCAATTATGCCTATGTATTGAATAACGACAGCCAGCGCGAACGGAGATTTATTCGTTTAGGTGAAACGTTTGAGTATCAGAATGAGCCTTGGGTTGAGATACTCGCGGGTGTTCAAGTGGGTGAGTCGCTCTTAAAACCTTGA
- a CDS encoding ribonuclease HI, protein MVTATMAGKKEVFIYTDGSCLGNPGPGGYGAVLKYGKHQKELKGGFHLTTNNRMELMAAIVALESLNQACKVELWTDSQYVRQGITQWIDNWRENAWRTSQKKPVKNVDLWQRLDAASSKHHIRWHWVKGHSGHPENERCDELAREAASSPTREDQGFKSDSPT, encoded by the coding sequence ATGGTAACAGCAACCATGGCTGGTAAAAAAGAAGTATTCATCTACACGGATGGTTCATGTTTGGGAAACCCCGGTCCTGGAGGCTATGGTGCGGTACTAAAGTACGGTAAGCATCAAAAAGAACTTAAGGGTGGTTTTCACCTCACAACCAATAACCGCATGGAGCTGATGGCAGCGATTGTGGCACTTGAATCACTCAACCAAGCCTGCAAAGTAGAGTTGTGGACCGATAGTCAGTACGTTCGACAAGGCATTACACAGTGGATTGATAACTGGAGAGAAAATGCTTGGCGCACAAGTCAAAAGAAGCCCGTAAAGAACGTCGACTTATGGCAGAGATTGGATGCAGCGAGCTCGAAGCATCACATTCGTTGGCACTGGGTGAAAGGGCATTCCGGACATCCAGAAAATGAGCGCTGCGATGAGCTTGCGCGTGAGGCAGCGAGCTCCCCCACGCGCGAAGATCAAGGTTTTAAGAGCGACTCACCCACTTGA
- a CDS encoding DNA polymerase-3 subunit epsilon: MTQFEAPKRQIILDTETTGINPQEGHRVIEIGCVEMIDRKLTGNHFHVYINPERVVDQGAIDVHGITNEFLEDKPVFAQIVDGFIDFIHGAELVIHNAPFDVGFLNHEFSLLSPSPGTIADFSTVFDTLTFARQKYPGQRASLDALCKRYDIDNSHRTLHGALLDAEILADVYLFLTGGQKKLGFQGNTQDSQNEASNEVEKLDLNRSNLKVLRASAEELESHQEYLAALAKNGECLWSSLES; this comes from the coding sequence ATGACTCAATTCGAAGCTCCGAAAAGACAAATTATTCTGGATACAGAAACAACCGGCATTAATCCGCAAGAAGGACATCGGGTGATTGAAATTGGTTGTGTGGAGATGATTGATCGCAAGCTTACAGGCAATCACTTTCATGTGTACATTAACCCAGAGCGCGTTGTGGACCAAGGCGCAATTGATGTGCATGGTATTACGAATGAGTTTCTTGAAGACAAGCCTGTTTTTGCGCAAATTGTCGATGGTTTTATTGACTTTATTCATGGCGCAGAGCTCGTGATTCATAATGCACCGTTCGATGTTGGATTTTTAAACCACGAGTTTTCTCTATTGAGCCCGTCGCCAGGGACTATTGCAGATTTCTCAACCGTATTCGATACGCTTACCTTTGCTCGCCAAAAATATCCGGGTCAGAGAGCAAGCCTCGATGCTTTATGTAAGCGCTACGATATTGATAACTCGCATCGAACGTTGCACGGAGCACTTCTTGATGCCGAGATTTTAGCCGATGTTTATCTGTTTCTAACGGGCGGTCAAAAGAAACTCGGGTTTCAAGGAAATACCCAGGATAGCCAAAATGAAGCCTCGAATGAGGTTGAAAAATTAGATTTAAATCGCTCGAATCTTAAGGTTTTGCGCGCTTCTGCCGAAGAACTAGAGAGCCATCAAGAATATTTAGCTGCATTGGCCAAGAATGGAGAATGCCTTTGGTCGTCTTTAGAATCTTAG
- a CDS encoding TIGR03503 family protein, whose amino-acid sequence MVVFRILVQFLALTLLAIVGSAVGYGQESEASDPRRAFTLLDQAPRQQLPLENDRFRIDYEIDEIILVFFRKPDTAPVVLTLPDGSKWYASRHPREKARWHSGHDFDMVRIVEPMPGPWQATGEIRPESRAMVYTDVEFHPESFPPLVFVGERLRMEGRLTQGGEPIDQLDFRSAIRLELYMASTNNAQYDNFGQPPVLIGEFLDDGRRMDERPRDGVFTGEFMLEIAAGEYLPTYRVETPFHRRSVEADVMMVRRVPVRPVMEVSQEEGDPHIMRFEVDDEFIMRDDIVVSGRIDFPNGEHQNISLSTRQGDALRVEIPSYTFGVFEVQMALSGTNVNGREFHAEIPAFDFRSQRARDLGPTPEEIAAAEAAERERIHQAELAQVEAERERMRQRILWVVGVNLGIVALWSLYILIRPGSGRKKLKAAKKAQKKNEQSDGLDEL is encoded by the coding sequence TTGGTCGTCTTTAGAATCTTAGTTCAATTCCTTGCGCTAACGCTGCTTGCAATCGTGGGTAGCGCGGTTGGGTATGGGCAGGAAAGTGAAGCTTCCGATCCACGTCGAGCATTTACTTTGCTTGACCAGGCGCCTCGACAACAACTCCCCCTTGAGAATGACCGATTCAGAATCGATTACGAGATCGATGAGATTATTTTAGTTTTCTTCAGAAAACCTGACACCGCACCGGTTGTGCTTACCTTACCAGACGGCTCGAAATGGTATGCCTCTCGGCACCCGCGGGAGAAAGCGCGTTGGCATAGCGGGCACGACTTCGACATGGTGCGGATAGTAGAGCCGATGCCGGGACCTTGGCAAGCAACTGGGGAGATACGCCCAGAGAGTCGTGCGATGGTGTATACCGATGTTGAGTTTCATCCAGAGAGTTTTCCACCACTGGTATTTGTGGGCGAGCGTTTACGTATGGAAGGGCGATTAACGCAAGGTGGTGAGCCAATTGATCAACTCGATTTTCGGAGCGCAATAAGACTTGAGTTGTACATGGCGAGCACCAACAACGCGCAATACGATAATTTCGGGCAACCGCCAGTACTCATTGGCGAGTTTTTAGACGATGGAAGGCGTATGGACGAGCGCCCGCGAGATGGTGTCTTTACTGGCGAATTTATGCTGGAAATTGCCGCGGGTGAATATCTTCCGACTTACCGTGTAGAAACGCCCTTTCACAGGCGATCGGTCGAAGCCGACGTCATGATGGTCCGCCGTGTACCCGTGCGCCCTGTGATGGAAGTATCGCAGGAAGAAGGGGATCCTCATATTATGAGATTTGAGGTGGATGATGAATTTATTATGCGCGACGACATCGTCGTGTCAGGGCGCATCGACTTTCCGAACGGAGAACATCAAAATATCAGTTTAAGCACGCGTCAGGGTGACGCGCTTCGAGTTGAAATTCCAAGCTACACCTTTGGTGTTTTTGAAGTTCAAATGGCGCTCAGTGGTACGAACGTGAATGGTCGCGAATTTCATGCGGAGATTCCCGCCTTTGACTTCCGTTCACAACGTGCAAGAGATCTCGGGCCAACACCTGAAGAAATAGCCGCCGCAGAGGCTGCTGAACGCGAACGTATTCATCAAGCAGAGCTGGCGCAAGTGGAAGCAGAAAGAGAGCGGATGCGACAGCGTATCTTGTGGGTGGTGGGCGTGAACTTGGGGATCGTAGCATTGTGGAGCCTTTATATTCTGATTCGCCCGGGTTCGGGTCGCAAGAAACTCAAGGCGGCAAAAAAGGCACAGAAGAAAAACGAACAATCAGATGGTTTAGATGAGCTCTAG
- a CDS encoding PAS domain S-box-containing protein/diguanylate cyclase (GGDEF) domain-containing protein, giving the protein MSSSKPFSPHWNAQQFAENTAATVLYTMHLSENEPVADWVSENVEEITGYKASTLLQRGWWSEQIHPDDQQVEEQANQSLLAQGYLIYEYRWRFADGSYHWLRDEMRIIRDPQTQEVKVYGVWRDITPEKSARLQLIEQEERLRFTLQATGDGLWDWDIENNRIYWSETNFEMLGIAPTPESEITFEKWQQLVHPDDLKRAESHIGEALKIDGDKLDIEFRFKHADGHWLWVACRGQVVAWNEHGNPIRMLGLHTDISERKDWEHEIRARERLLKQLTEQVPGLLYQFVQQPDGHMYFPFASAHILEIYGVTPQQAEEDAWHAASNIHPDDLDEVLASIQRSGESLQLWRKQYRVILPGKGERWIRGEARPERQKDGSVLWHGYIMDVTAEREAERELRLASSVFKHTHEGIMITDRTGKIIEVNPTFTRITGYRRDDVMGEDPRLLASGRHSTEFFSEMWQNLIEFGFWQGEVWNKRKNGQIYCERKTISAVYDDHGNIEQFVSLFSDITQLKHQQQKLEQLAHYDPLTSLPNRTLLNDRLYMAVEAAKRNGSQLSVVYVDLDDFKPVNDQFGHATGDRLLEIIAERLVKNVRKSDTVARIGGDEFILLLNHESVTGYQALIKRLQKSLQQPVDIENHRVAVSSSIGIAHFPQDAENAELLIRYADRAMYAAKQSGKNKAQEYNELGGV; this is encoded by the coding sequence ATGTCTAGTTCAAAACCATTCTCTCCACACTGGAATGCGCAGCAATTTGCAGAGAACACAGCAGCGACTGTGTTATATACGATGCACTTATCAGAGAACGAGCCTGTTGCGGATTGGGTGAGTGAGAATGTGGAGGAAATCACCGGCTACAAAGCAAGCACTCTATTGCAGCGAGGCTGGTGGAGCGAACAAATTCACCCCGACGATCAACAGGTCGAAGAACAAGCCAATCAATCTTTGCTCGCCCAAGGCTATCTGATTTACGAATACCGCTGGCGATTCGCAGATGGCTCCTATCACTGGCTTCGTGATGAGATGCGCATCATTCGCGACCCGCAAACGCAAGAAGTCAAAGTGTATGGTGTGTGGCGAGATATTACACCGGAAAAGAGTGCACGATTACAGCTCATTGAACAAGAAGAGCGGTTACGTTTTACATTGCAAGCGACGGGCGATGGATTATGGGACTGGGATATTGAAAATAACCGGATTTATTGGAGCGAAACCAACTTTGAAATGCTGGGAATCGCACCAACCCCGGAATCTGAAATCACTTTCGAAAAATGGCAACAACTCGTTCACCCTGACGACTTGAAACGCGCTGAATCTCATATCGGTGAAGCACTAAAGATTGACGGAGATAAACTCGATATCGAGTTTAGATTTAAACATGCGGATGGTCATTGGCTTTGGGTTGCGTGTCGAGGGCAAGTTGTCGCTTGGAATGAGCATGGCAATCCCATTCGTATGCTCGGCCTACATACCGATATCTCCGAGCGAAAGGATTGGGAGCATGAAATACGAGCGCGTGAACGCCTACTCAAGCAATTAACAGAGCAAGTTCCAGGTTTGCTGTATCAATTTGTTCAACAGCCCGACGGTCACATGTATTTCCCTTTCGCCTCAGCCCATATCCTAGAAATATACGGGGTTACACCGCAACAGGCCGAGGAAGATGCGTGGCATGCCGCAAGTAATATTCATCCTGACGATCTCGATGAGGTTCTTGCCTCTATTCAACGCTCTGGTGAGTCACTACAGCTTTGGCGCAAACAATATCGGGTCATCCTGCCTGGCAAAGGAGAGCGCTGGATACGCGGAGAAGCAAGACCTGAACGGCAAAAGGATGGCAGTGTCCTCTGGCACGGTTACATTATGGATGTTACTGCCGAGCGTGAGGCAGAAAGAGAGCTAAGACTTGCTTCGAGTGTTTTCAAGCACACGCATGAAGGCATTATGATAACTGACCGCACAGGAAAAATTATTGAAGTAAACCCGACCTTTACCCGCATAACCGGGTATCGCAGAGACGATGTAATGGGCGAAGATCCTCGTCTATTGGCCTCCGGGAGACACTCTACTGAGTTTTTCTCTGAAATGTGGCAAAACCTTATTGAATTTGGTTTTTGGCAAGGAGAAGTCTGGAATAAACGAAAGAATGGCCAAATTTACTGTGAGAGAAAAACAATCTCTGCAGTGTACGATGACCATGGCAACATAGAGCAATTTGTGAGCTTATTTAGCGACATCACTCAGCTAAAGCATCAGCAACAAAAATTGGAACAACTCGCGCATTACGATCCACTCACAAGTTTACCCAACCGAACCTTACTCAATGACCGATTATATATGGCTGTGGAGGCCGCTAAACGTAATGGCAGCCAATTATCGGTCGTCTATGTAGATCTCGATGATTTCAAACCCGTAAACGACCAATTTGGTCATGCAACCGGAGATCGACTCCTTGAAATCATCGCAGAGCGATTAGTAAAAAACGTGAGGAAAAGTGATACCGTGGCTCGAATTGGTGGTGACGAATTTATCTTGCTACTCAATCACGAGTCGGTTACAGGTTATCAAGCGCTTATTAAACGGTTACAAAAGTCATTGCAGCAGCCTGTGGACATTGAGAACCACAGGGTTGCGGTGTCTTCGAGTATTGGTATTGCTCACTTCCCTCAAGACGCAGAAAATGCGGAACTACTCATTCGCTATGCAGACCGCGCGATGTACGCCGCGAAGCAATCCGGGAAAAATAAAGCGCAAGAATATAATGAGCTCGGTGGAGTTTGA
- a CDS encoding DNA polymerase-3 subunit alpha translates to MTAPKFIHLHIHSDFSMVDGLQKVKPLCQHVAAHQMPAMALTDEMNLCGLVRYYQTARNLGVKPIVGADLRVIFEDWPEQPLRITALAMNAKGYKNLKILISEAYLRGHQYGHPCVDQAWLAEHHEGLIILSGAQHGDVGLAILRKNTAALARSIEFYQTYFRERFYLELIRTGRPGEAICVRESVALAQEHDLPVVATNDVVFAKPEDFDAHEIRVAIHDGYTLADPRRPKLYSEQQYLRSAEEMQELFSDIPEAIENTIEIAKRCNLNIRLDEYFLPQFPTEGMSEPDYLVKKSQEGLEDRLLQIFPDAAERAEKRAPYDERLAIELEVINNMGFPGYFLIVMEFIQWSKDQGIPVGPGRGSGAGSLVAYALKITDLDPLEFELLFERFLNPERVSMPDFDVDFCMDRRDEVIDHVAELYGREAVSQIITFGTMAAKAVVRDVGRVLGHPYGFVDRISKLIPGTPGMTLAGAFEEEPRLHQLYDSDDEVREVIDMARRLEGVTRNAGKHAGGVVIAPTKITDFSPLYCDEEGRYPVTQFDKNDVETAGLVKFDFLGLRTLTIIQWAVDMANIRLQKEGRAPIDITKIPLNDSRCYDVLKRGETTAVFQLESRGMKELIKRLLPDLFEDIIALVALFRPGPLQSGMVDNFIDRKHGREEISYPDKTWQHDCLKPILKPTYGVILYQEQVMQIAQEMAGYTLGGADLLRRAMGKKKPEEMAKQRAVFEDGAKKNGIDPELAIKIFDLVEKFAGYGFNKSHSAAYALVAYQTLWMKVHFPAEYMAAVMSADMDNTDKIVTLVDECERMGLKILPPDVNVGSYKFSVDQNQQVVYGIGAIKGVGEGPIESIIAARNEGGPFKDLFDFCRRVDLKKLNRRVLERLIKAGALDNLGPHRAALMAHLEKAMRQADQAAQAEAVGQTDLFGLLADTEDDTAVIFDEVPKWSEAIWLEGERETLGLYLTGHPINRYRHELKYYTQLRLSDIGDSGKGNTVAVAGLILDVRVMVNKKGQRWGLVTIDDRSARVDVRFYNETFEQSESLLYKDALIWIKGEVGFDRFSGTNTMTAVEVMTIEQARAQFVKRLAISLDCEQEISNTRNVPQKGLDGVIQVLENAPRGTCPVRIHCRIDGASASLDVAPQWYIEPIDEVRYQLELAVGERNVQFEFES, encoded by the coding sequence ATGACAGCGCCGAAGTTTATTCATTTACACATACATAGTGACTTTTCCATGGTTGACGGCTTACAGAAGGTAAAGCCGTTATGCCAGCACGTTGCTGCGCATCAAATGCCAGCCATGGCTTTAACCGATGAAATGAATCTTTGCGGGTTAGTTCGTTACTATCAAACCGCTAGAAATCTGGGCGTGAAGCCTATTGTTGGCGCCGACTTACGTGTGATTTTTGAAGATTGGCCTGAGCAACCCCTTCGTATCACTGCGTTAGCAATGAATGCGAAGGGCTATAAAAACCTTAAAATCCTGATTTCTGAAGCATACCTTCGCGGGCATCAATACGGTCACCCTTGTGTCGATCAAGCTTGGCTTGCTGAGCATCATGAGGGTTTGATTATACTGTCGGGTGCGCAGCACGGTGACGTAGGCCTGGCGATATTGAGGAAAAATACCGCGGCGTTAGCACGCTCTATCGAGTTTTATCAAACATACTTCCGGGAACGCTTCTACTTGGAGTTAATTCGCACAGGGCGCCCGGGTGAAGCTATTTGTGTAAGGGAGTCGGTTGCGCTCGCGCAAGAACATGATCTACCTGTCGTTGCAACAAACGATGTGGTTTTCGCGAAGCCAGAAGACTTCGATGCACATGAAATCCGCGTGGCAATTCATGATGGCTATACACTTGCAGATCCGAGACGTCCCAAGCTGTACTCAGAGCAACAATACTTGCGTTCGGCAGAAGAAATGCAAGAGCTCTTTTCAGATATTCCTGAGGCAATCGAAAATACAATTGAAATTGCGAAGCGTTGTAACCTCAACATTCGCCTAGACGAATACTTCCTACCGCAATTCCCGACGGAAGGTATGAGCGAGCCTGATTATCTCGTGAAAAAGTCGCAAGAAGGCCTCGAGGATAGGTTATTACAAATCTTTCCTGATGCCGCTGAACGAGCTGAAAAAAGGGCACCTTACGATGAGCGATTAGCGATCGAACTCGAAGTGATTAATAACATGGGGTTCCCTGGTTACTTCTTGATCGTAATGGAGTTTATTCAGTGGAGTAAAGACCAGGGCATTCCAGTGGGTCCTGGGCGTGGTTCAGGAGCAGGTTCATTAGTTGCATATGCGCTAAAAATAACCGATTTAGACCCGCTTGAATTTGAATTACTATTTGAGCGATTTTTGAACCCTGAGCGGGTTTCGATGCCAGACTTCGATGTCGACTTTTGTATGGACCGACGAGACGAAGTGATTGACCACGTGGCAGAGCTTTACGGCCGAGAGGCGGTATCGCAAATTATCACGTTCGGTACGATGGCCGCAAAAGCGGTCGTGAGAGATGTGGGGAGAGTGCTAGGACATCCGTATGGGTTTGTTGATCGGATATCGAAGCTGATCCCGGGCACACCAGGCATGACCCTGGCAGGTGCATTTGAAGAAGAACCTCGGCTTCACCAGTTATATGACTCCGACGATGAAGTTCGCGAAGTTATTGATATGGCAAGACGACTTGAAGGCGTTACTCGCAATGCAGGAAAACATGCCGGGGGCGTGGTAATCGCGCCCACTAAAATAACGGATTTCTCGCCGCTCTATTGTGACGAGGAGGGTCGTTATCCGGTGACTCAATTCGACAAGAACGATGTTGAAACAGCTGGCTTGGTGAAATTCGACTTCCTTGGGTTAAGAACACTGACAATTATTCAGTGGGCGGTTGATATGGCGAACATACGACTGCAGAAGGAAGGCCGAGCGCCTATTGATATTACGAAAATTCCATTGAATGATTCACGTTGTTACGACGTACTAAAACGCGGTGAGACAACCGCTGTGTTTCAGCTTGAATCACGAGGTATGAAAGAGCTTATCAAGCGGCTCTTACCCGACCTATTCGAAGATATCATCGCATTGGTCGCTTTGTTCCGACCCGGCCCGTTGCAATCGGGTATGGTGGACAACTTTATTGATCGAAAGCATGGCCGAGAAGAAATTTCCTACCCGGACAAAACCTGGCAGCACGACTGTTTGAAACCTATTTTGAAACCAACCTATGGCGTCATTCTCTATCAAGAGCAAGTGATGCAAATTGCACAAGAGATGGCCGGTTATACTCTGGGTGGCGCAGACCTGCTTCGTCGTGCAATGGGTAAAAAGAAGCCAGAGGAAATGGCAAAGCAGCGTGCCGTGTTTGAAGACGGGGCGAAGAAAAATGGAATTGACCCGGAGCTTGCAATCAAAATATTCGACTTGGTAGAGAAGTTTGCCGGTTATGGCTTCAACAAATCGCACTCGGCAGCCTATGCGTTAGTGGCTTACCAAACGCTTTGGATGAAGGTTCATTTTCCCGCAGAGTATATGGCAGCCGTCATGTCTGCAGATATGGACAATACTGATAAAATTGTCACCTTAGTTGACGAGTGTGAGCGGATGGGGCTCAAGATATTGCCTCCCGACGTGAATGTAGGAAGCTACAAATTCAGTGTTGACCAGAATCAACAAGTCGTATACGGAATTGGTGCCATTAAGGGCGTGGGTGAAGGCCCCATTGAGAGTATCATTGCTGCGCGAAATGAAGGTGGGCCGTTCAAAGACTTATTCGATTTCTGTAGACGAGTGGATCTGAAAAAATTAAATCGACGTGTTTTGGAACGCCTGATCAAAGCAGGGGCACTCGATAACTTAGGGCCACATCGTGCGGCACTCATGGCGCACTTGGAGAAAGCCATGCGTCAGGCTGATCAGGCGGCGCAAGCTGAAGCGGTCGGGCAGACGGATTTATTCGGCTTACTGGCGGACACTGAAGACGATACCGCCGTGATTTTTGATGAAGTGCCGAAATGGTCGGAAGCTATTTGGCTAGAGGGCGAGCGAGAAACGCTCGGCCTTTATCTTACAGGGCATCCTATTAACCGTTATCGACACGAGTTAAAGTATTATACGCAGCTGCGTTTAAGCGATATAGGCGATTCGGGGAAAGGGAATACTGTTGCTGTCGCGGGTCTTATTCTCGATGTTCGTGTGATGGTGAATAAAAAAGGGCAGCGATGGGGGCTGGTTACGATTGATGATCGTTCGGCACGCGTGGATGTGCGCTTTTATAATGAAACGTTTGAGCAGAGTGAATCGCTTTTATACAAAGACGCATTAATTTGGATAAAAGGAGAGGTCGGCTTTGATCGCTTCAGTGGCACGAATACAATGACGGCAGTTGAAGTGATGACCATTGAGCAAGCACGTGCCCAATTTGTCAAACGGCTTGCGATCTCGTTAGACTGTGAGCAGGAAATTTCAAATACGAGAAATGTCCCTCAAAAGGGGCTGGACGGCGTTATACAGGTTTTAGAGAATGCCCCAAGAGGTACCTGTCCAGTGCGTATCCATTGTCGGATTGATGGGGCGAGTGCGAGCTTAGACGTGGCTCCACAATGGTATATAGAACCAATTGACGAAGTGCGTTACCAGTTAGAGCTTGCCGTGGGCGAGCGTAACGTACAATTTGAATTTGAATCTTAG
- a CDS encoding acetyl-CoA carboxylase carboxyltransferase subunit alpha — protein MNQNFLEFEQPIAELQAQIDELQSVGAKGGLDIDLESEVKQLRKKRSELVKKIFANLSPWQVAQLARHPLRPYTHDYIELMFSDFDELAGDRAYADDKAIVGGVARLDGAPIMVIGQQKGRETREKVRRNFGMPKPEGYRKALRLMEMAEKFNMPVITFIDTPGAYPGIGAEERGQSEAIARNLKVMSRLQVPTICTVIGEGGSGGALAIGVGDRVNMLQYSTYSVISPEGCASILWKSATKAELAAEAMGVTAQRSLELGLIDAIIEEPVGGAHRDYEETAIRIKRQLREDLESLRGVSKEELLERRYQKLMNFGYC, from the coding sequence ATGAATCAGAATTTTTTAGAGTTTGAACAACCGATTGCTGAATTGCAGGCGCAAATTGATGAACTGCAATCTGTGGGTGCGAAAGGCGGCTTAGATATCGACCTTGAGAGCGAGGTAAAGCAGCTTCGGAAGAAACGTTCGGAGCTAGTGAAGAAAATTTTCGCTAATCTGTCGCCTTGGCAAGTCGCGCAGCTCGCAAGGCACCCTTTGCGCCCTTATACGCACGATTACATTGAACTTATGTTTAGTGATTTCGATGAGTTAGCGGGTGATCGAGCTTATGCCGATGACAAAGCTATCGTGGGGGGGGTCGCGCGCTTAGATGGTGCACCCATTATGGTGATTGGTCAGCAAAAGGGCCGTGAAACTAGAGAGAAAGTGCGTCGTAACTTTGGTATGCCGAAGCCAGAGGGCTACCGCAAAGCCTTGCGCCTCATGGAAATGGCGGAGAAGTTTAATATGCCGGTGATTACATTCATTGATACACCGGGGGCTTACCCAGGTATCGGCGCAGAAGAGCGCGGTCAGAGCGAAGCGATTGCGCGTAACTTAAAAGTAATGTCGCGCCTGCAAGTACCAACAATTTGTACTGTCATTGGCGAGGGCGGTTCTGGTGGCGCACTGGCGATCGGCGTCGGTGATCGCGTGAACATGCTGCAATACAGCACTTACTCGGTTATTTCACCAGAGGGCTGTGCGTCTATTTTGTGGAAAAGTGCAACCAAGGCCGAACTAGCTGCCGAGGCAATGGGGGTGACGGCTCAGCGTTCGCTGGAGCTCGGTTTGATCGACGCTATCATTGAAGAGCCTGTGGGTGGCGCTCATCGTGATTACGAAGAGACAGCGATTCGCATTAAACGTCAATTACGCGAAGATCTTGAATCGTTGCGTGGTGTCTCCAAGGAAGAATTGCTAGAAAGACGCTATCAAAAATTGATGAACTTCGGTTATTGCTAA